One stretch of Arachis duranensis cultivar V14167 chromosome 1, aradu.V14167.gnm2.J7QH, whole genome shotgun sequence DNA includes these proteins:
- the LOC107487105 gene encoding uncharacterized protein LOC107487105 — protein sequence MASGWVKSLHCKSRAFEDVYHPTPSKILIPSASCRRSFQTIKEMVDIPKPMPKPKPMPKPMPRSRKNKNSLLEKHPTRPVTELPDGHPSRNVVEIIFHTSWGPKPFPGRVEVIFKIQNGARTVSRFEEFREGVKARAAACSAGLMGEEGSNWEKENARCVADGNEVMRFQCLGPTEDGAAAVWSFPERKGSIICTFSGSGGAHESAGGGRGRRAMLVCRVVAGRVSKQLGIADSGLEKRVGFDSVSGENGELLVFDSRAVLPCFLIIYRL from the exons ATGGCAAGTGGATGGGTGAAATCGTTGCATTGCAAGTCAAGAGCATTTGAAGATGTTTACCATCCTACCCCCAGCAAAATATTGATACCCAGTGCTAGCTGCAGGAGGAGCTTCCAGACCATTAAAGAAATGGTTGATATTCCAAAGCCCATGCCGAAGCCCAAGCCCATGCCAAAGCCCATGCCGAGGTCAAGGAAAAACAAGAATAGTCTTCTTGAGAAGCATCCGA CAAGGCCCGTGACAGAGCTGCCCGACGGGCATCCTTCGAGGAATGTAGTGGAGATTATATTTCACACGAGTTGGGGCCCAAAACCGTTCCCGGGCCGTGTGGAGGTGATATTCAAGATCCAGAACGGGGCCCGGACGGTTTCGCGGTTTGAGGAGTTTCGCGAGGGTGTTAAGGCCCGGGCCGCGGCATGTTCTGCAGGCCTGATGGGCGAGGAAGGGAGCAACTGGGAGAAGGAGAATGCGCGGTGCGTGGCGGACGGGAATGAGGTTATGCGGTTCCAATGCTTGGGTCCCACGGAGGACGGCGCCGCCGCGGTGTGGTCGTTTCCGGAGAGGAAGGGCTCGATAATCTGCACGTTTTCCGGCAGTGGTGGTGCACACGAGAGCGCCGGCGGCGGCAGGGGAAGGAGGGCGATGCTCGTTTGCCGGGTAGTTGCGGGTCGGGTCTCGAAGCAACTCGGGATCGCTGACTCGGGGTTGGAGAAGCGAGTTGGGTTTGACTCGGTGAGTGGGGAAAACGGCGAGTTGTTAGTGTTCGACTCGCGGGCCGTGTTGCCCTGTTTTCTTATTATTTACAGATTgtaa